The following proteins come from a genomic window of Proteiniphilum propionicum:
- the buk gene encoding butyrate kinase, translating into MGTNTRILVINPGSTSTKIAIYQQEKVIFLKTIKHAPEALRKFEKITDQYEYRKNIIYEELKGADVPVETIDAVIGRGGLVKPIASGVYRVNEAMRKDLFECKRGEHASNLGALIAHDIAKLLPSAEAFIADPVVVDELLPLARYSGHPLFERKSIFHALNQKAIARSHAKSIMKKYDDLNLIVVHLGGGITVGAHQKGKVIDVNQGLDGDGPFSPERSGSLPVGQLLKVAFSGIYSYEKMSEMVVGKGGMMAYLGTNDAYIAEREARNGDNKCMEVLEAMAYQVAKEIGAMSTVLKGEIDAILITGGIANSKWFCNLISQRVYRIAPVHLYPGQDEMGALAENALLALNGEIEIKEYK; encoded by the coding sequence ATGGGAACAAATACACGTATTCTTGTCATTAACCCCGGGTCAACGTCGACTAAGATAGCAATTTACCAGCAGGAAAAGGTGATCTTCCTTAAAACAATCAAGCATGCTCCCGAAGCATTACGAAAATTTGAAAAGATTACAGATCAGTATGAATACAGAAAGAATATCATTTATGAGGAACTAAAGGGTGCTGACGTCCCCGTTGAAACCATTGATGCAGTGATAGGGAGGGGAGGGCTGGTGAAACCTATTGCATCAGGTGTTTACCGGGTGAATGAAGCAATGCGAAAAGACCTTTTTGAATGCAAGCGTGGAGAACACGCCAGCAACTTAGGAGCGCTTATTGCGCACGATATCGCGAAGCTGCTCCCCTCGGCAGAAGCATTCATTGCCGATCCCGTTGTGGTGGATGAGTTACTGCCTTTGGCAAGATATTCCGGACATCCGCTATTTGAAAGAAAATCAATTTTTCATGCGTTGAATCAGAAAGCAATAGCCCGCTCACACGCAAAATCTATCATGAAAAAATATGATGACCTTAATCTTATTGTGGTACATCTTGGAGGTGGAATTACTGTAGGCGCACATCAAAAAGGAAAGGTGATTGATGTAAACCAGGGACTTGATGGTGATGGCCCTTTTTCCCCGGAACGCTCCGGCTCATTGCCAGTGGGGCAATTGTTGAAAGTAGCTTTCAGTGGGATATACAGCTACGAAAAGATGTCTGAAATGGTTGTCGGTAAAGGAGGAATGATGGCTTACCTGGGAACTAATGATGCTTATATTGCCGAACGTGAAGCGAGAAATGGTGATAATAAATGTATGGAAGTGCTGGAGGCGATGGCTTACCAGGTGGCAAAAGAGATAGGTGCCATGTCTACCGTATTGAAAGGGGAGATTGATGCGATCCTTATTACTGGCGGAATTGCCAATAGTAAATGGTTCTGCAATCTGATCAGCCAACGGGTCTATCGGATTGCACCGGTTCACCTCTATCCGGGCCAAGACGAAATGGGAGCCCTGGCGGAGAATGCATTGCTTGCCCTCAATGGAGAGATTGAGATAAAAGAATACAAATAG
- a CDS encoding dipeptidase: protein MNEIDKYIETHKKRFMDELFELIRIPSVSSLPEHKPDMYRVAEKWKELLLAAGADKAEVMETGGNPVTYGEKIISKNAPTVMVYAHMDVMPVDPIGSWKTNPFEPVVKDGKVWARGADDDKGQSFMHAKAFEYLVQSGRLECNVKFLIEGEEEIGSPSLPEFCKKNKKMLQADVILVSDTSMIAPDVPSITTGLRGLAYWQVEVTGPNVDLHSGIFGGAVANPINVLSKMIAQTVDDEGRILIPGFYDDVVEVSRKERSMMAKAPFSAEEYKRSLDVKELSGEKGYTTSERTGIRPSFDVCGIWGGYTGEGAKTVLPSKAYAKISTRLVPNQDHNKIAKLFVKYFEGIAPKSVKVKVEYLHGGPSYVCPIDLPAYQAAEKAYREIYGKEPVPVRSGGSIPIIAAFEEILGIKSVLMGFGLGSDAIHSPNENFPLEQFYNGIRTIPLFYKYFAEEMKK, encoded by the coding sequence ATGAATGAAATAGACAAGTACATAGAAACACACAAAAAACGTTTTATGGACGAGCTTTTTGAGCTTATCCGCATCCCTTCGGTCTCTTCACTGCCAGAGCACAAACCCGATATGTACCGGGTTGCAGAAAAGTGGAAAGAACTCCTTCTGGCTGCAGGAGCCGACAAGGCCGAGGTTATGGAAACCGGAGGAAACCCTGTTACCTACGGGGAGAAAATTATCAGCAAAAATGCACCCACTGTAATGGTCTACGCCCATATGGATGTGATGCCTGTTGATCCGATAGGATCATGGAAGACCAATCCTTTTGAGCCGGTGGTAAAGGATGGAAAGGTTTGGGCGCGTGGTGCCGATGACGACAAAGGACAGTCGTTCATGCACGCCAAGGCCTTTGAATATCTCGTGCAATCAGGCAGGCTGGAATGTAATGTGAAGTTCCTTATCGAAGGTGAGGAAGAAATAGGCTCTCCCAGTCTTCCCGAATTCTGCAAAAAAAACAAGAAGATGCTGCAAGCTGATGTTATACTAGTCTCCGATACTTCTATGATAGCACCGGATGTCCCCTCCATTACTACCGGCCTCCGGGGACTTGCCTACTGGCAGGTAGAAGTAACGGGGCCAAATGTGGACCTTCACTCCGGTATTTTCGGCGGAGCTGTTGCTAACCCTATCAATGTGCTTTCAAAAATGATTGCCCAGACTGTTGATGATGAAGGGCGGATCTTGATTCCCGGATTCTACGACGATGTGGTGGAGGTCTCTCGAAAAGAACGCTCAATGATGGCAAAAGCTCCATTCTCTGCTGAAGAGTATAAAAGGTCGCTCGATGTGAAGGAGCTGTCCGGCGAAAAAGGGTATACCACCAGTGAGCGTACCGGTATTCGCCCTTCATTTGACGTATGTGGTATATGGGGCGGCTATACTGGGGAGGGGGCAAAAACTGTCTTGCCCTCAAAAGCTTATGCCAAGATCAGCACACGACTGGTGCCCAACCAGGACCACAACAAGATAGCTAAGCTTTTCGTGAAATATTTCGAGGGAATAGCACCAAAATCGGTAAAGGTGAAGGTGGAGTATCTACACGGAGGCCCCTCCTATGTTTGTCCCATTGATTTACCGGCATATCAGGCAGCCGAAAAAGCCTACAGGGAAATCTACGGGAAAGAGCCGGTGCCAGTACGTTCAGGTGGCAGCATCCCAATCATTGCCGCTTTTGAAGAGATTCTCGGAATAAAATCGGTACTGATGGGCTTTGGGCTCGGGTCCGATGCAATTCACTCGCCCAACGAGAACTTCCCGCTTGAGCAATTCTACAATGGAATAAGGACTATACCTCTGTTCTATAAATACTTCGCAGAGGAGATGAAAAAATAG
- a CDS encoding alpha-L-fucosidase, translated as MNFHFSQSIVAILALSTFLSSCNSHFREWERAANDPSAAHLAKPTKVQYEWQEMERGMFIQLDPATIQEREYDDGSTPLKDIRFEKLDVNEWVKAAKAWGAEEIIFMLAHSGGFCMWPSATTQYHIGNTSYKGGNGDVVKEFGEACRQNGLNMGFYCWSPHPEEEAEDNNTVTYTKIDKVSTRKEADQILHTRIREIVERLGSDHITEIWIDQPINAHLGDILKELLPNAVVAAVGCHDPLPTVRWPGNEKGVVSDPCWSVTTLERMNRVFETQFEADANQTQDADNPDGDYWAPHEADVPLHNHFWHMRPEALKHRRSVNELMECYIKSVGRNSFLLLNCAPQADGSIHPDDMERYKEFGVEIERTFGHPIAVLDKEVGNEHCLNLPVPTHVTYTDVWEAYNYGQRIRSYVIEGFDVDKKCWIELASGTSVGRRKIDPIPDCPLIDKVRLKVKQSVGIPMLRKIMVHTK; from the coding sequence ATGAATTTTCATTTTTCACAATCAATTGTAGCAATTCTTGCTTTATCTACTTTTCTGTCTTCATGTAATTCCCATTTTAGAGAATGGGAACGAGCAGCAAATGACCCATCGGCTGCACATTTGGCAAAACCAACAAAAGTACAGTATGAATGGCAGGAAATGGAACGAGGAATGTTTATACAGTTAGATCCTGCAACTATACAAGAACGTGAATATGATGATGGCAGCACACCATTAAAAGATATTCGTTTTGAAAAGTTAGATGTAAATGAGTGGGTAAAAGCTGCGAAAGCATGGGGAGCAGAAGAAATTATTTTTATGCTGGCTCATAGTGGTGGCTTTTGTATGTGGCCTAGCGCAACCACTCAATATCATATTGGAAATACATCCTATAAAGGCGGTAATGGCGATGTAGTAAAAGAATTTGGAGAAGCTTGTAGACAAAATGGATTGAACATGGGCTTTTATTGCTGGTCTCCACACCCCGAAGAAGAAGCGGAAGACAACAACACGGTGACATATACTAAAATAGATAAAGTAAGTACCCGTAAGGAAGCAGATCAAATTTTACATACGCGTATTCGTGAAATAGTAGAACGATTAGGCAGTGACCACATTACAGAAATATGGATTGACCAGCCCATTAATGCTCATCTTGGAGACATATTGAAAGAATTATTGCCAAATGCTGTGGTTGCTGCTGTTGGTTGTCACGATCCATTACCTACGGTGCGTTGGCCCGGAAATGAAAAGGGAGTTGTGTCAGACCCCTGTTGGTCAGTAACTACATTAGAACGGATGAACCGTGTTTTTGAAACTCAGTTTGAAGCAGATGCTAACCAAACACAAGATGCGGATAATCCCGACGGTGATTACTGGGCTCCACATGAAGCTGATGTTCCTTTGCACAATCATTTTTGGCACATGAGGCCTGAAGCACTAAAACACCGTCGTAGTGTAAATGAATTGATGGAATGTTATATCAAGTCCGTAGGACGTAACAGCTTTCTCCTGCTGAATTGTGCTCCTCAAGCCGATGGGAGTATTCATCCTGACGATATGGAACGTTATAAAGAATTTGGAGTTGAGATAGAAAGGACCTTCGGGCATCCTATTGCTGTATTGGATAAAGAAGTTGGTAATGAACATTGTCTGAACCTACCGGTTCCCACACATGTAACTTATACAGATGTATGGGAGGCTTATAATTACGGACAGCGTATTCGCTCATATGTAATTGAAGGATTTGATGTAGACAAGAAATGTTGGATAGAATTGGCATCCGGAACATCCGTAGGGCGCAGAAAAATTGATCCGATACCAGATTGTCCATTAATTGATAAAGTTAGATTGAAAGTAAAGCAAAGTGTGGGTATACCTATGTTGAGGAAAATCATGGTACATACAAAATGA
- the tnpC gene encoding IS66 family transposase, producing MCPECEKPLEMDSAIVCATRQVVDIPLPVAATVVNHMTMQVKCSCGHCCKGQFPEEVNAPVSFGPNIMAMTSYLSTYQNVPFKRLTHLYETIFGLHISEGSVSNMLNAMRKFSKTPYEMIRQKVAGGKVAGADETGINVNGKNNWLWAFQNTVATFLAFGSSRSHHVINKHFTREERGNKVWVTDRLPAYFMGEVGMEDHQICIAHLLRNLTYTMQAFPDDPWSLDMLDLLRDSVHHRNENDIGEAVRKDMEERLDKLLERPPVYTKEEGGNTELDKLKKGIAKHRDYIFTFLANPAVPPTNNDSEKALRPAKTKLKVSGCFRSEEGAGNYATVASVIQTAVKNGQNPYEVLRVIASLAKA from the coding sequence GTGTGTCCAGAATGTGAAAAGCCGCTGGAGATGGATTCTGCGATCGTCTGCGCCACACGCCAGGTGGTGGACATTCCGCTTCCGGTTGCGGCCACGGTTGTGAACCACATGACGATGCAGGTCAAGTGCTCCTGTGGGCATTGCTGCAAGGGACAGTTCCCGGAAGAGGTGAACGCTCCCGTATCCTTCGGCCCCAACATCATGGCGATGACATCCTACCTCAGCACTTACCAAAATGTTCCGTTCAAGCGACTCACCCATCTGTACGAGACCATCTTCGGACTCCACATCAGTGAAGGCTCTGTATCGAACATGCTGAACGCCATGCGGAAATTCTCCAAAACGCCCTACGAAATGATACGTCAGAAAGTTGCAGGTGGAAAGGTTGCCGGGGCGGACGAGACCGGGATCAACGTGAACGGGAAAAACAACTGGCTCTGGGCTTTCCAGAATACCGTGGCCACCTTCCTCGCCTTTGGCAGCAGCAGAAGCCATCATGTCATCAACAAGCACTTTACCCGGGAAGAACGGGGTAATAAGGTATGGGTCACTGACCGGCTTCCGGCTTACTTCATGGGAGAGGTGGGGATGGAGGATCACCAGATATGTATTGCCCATCTGTTGCGGAACCTCACCTACACGATGCAGGCCTTTCCGGATGATCCATGGAGCCTCGACATGCTCGACTTGCTGCGGGACTCCGTCCATCATCGCAATGAAAATGACATTGGAGAAGCGGTCAGGAAAGATATGGAAGAAAGACTGGACAAACTGCTCGAAAGGCCTCCGGTTTACACGAAAGAAGAAGGGGGGAATACCGAACTTGACAAACTCAAAAAAGGCATTGCCAAACACCGGGACTATATCTTTACCTTCCTCGCCAATCCAGCTGTTCCTCCCACGAACAACGACTCCGAGAAGGCATTGAGACCGGCCAAGACCAAATTGAAAGTCAGCGGGTGCTTCCGCTCCGAGGAAGGAGCCGGGAACTATGCTACCGTTGCCTCCGTCATCCAAACAGCGGTCAAGAACGGACAGAACCCCTATGAGGTCCTTCGGGTTATTGCATCCCTTGCTAAAGCGTAG
- a CDS encoding alpha-L-fucosidase, translating into MKKNFLLASLTLLFPLICLGIDIKINNFQELGNIYTEATRTLNEVHSSADWTNALRTLEELQKKCEDNPALQAVLRLTYTTCPQNLKSEYEQALKLQSEMQDAVKRLSMAGNLQSLDIATKVNSFVKSVYLQELVYDERIGEEGAPYETKEQRDARMKWWRDGKFGMFIHYGLYSGLAGEFQGEKYEGCVEWIQMQSGADFETYKKEAMPRFNPKSGMAEKWVKLAKEAGCTYTVLTSRHHEGFNMFDTPHYDFNVKNKKGIDIVKEYAAACEKNNIKAGYYFSLLDWNHPDYDPTNSGISYPEGNYEAEKQGKRHFGNHEKYKEYLFNTFNNLINQYKVDLIWWDFSQPKFQGDYAWGATRLMKSLFEKHPKAIQNNRLYHSDNHLSEGGIKVTPTWKGDYSTAEHHVPATGIDGDWEACQTLNGTWGYSSFNQKWKSADELIHELIDVVSRGGNFLLNIGPEPDGSIPEESVEIFKTIGKWMKVNGDAIYGTRANPFDKEFQWGRVTRKGDNKLYLILYSEPENGKIEIPCSFEKGVVKAHLLQNGKKVKLSQFNDKNQCILDVSHVRIEQPATVIELTGKWKL; encoded by the coding sequence ATGAAAAAGAATTTTTTATTGGCAAGCTTGACGCTGTTGTTTCCATTGATTTGCCTGGGTATTGATATTAAAATCAATAATTTTCAAGAATTAGGCAATATTTATACGGAAGCTACTCGTACATTGAACGAAGTACACTCATCTGCTGACTGGACAAATGCACTCCGGACATTGGAAGAACTTCAAAAGAAATGTGAGGACAATCCGGCATTGCAGGCAGTGTTACGATTGACTTATACAACCTGTCCTCAAAATTTGAAATCTGAATATGAGCAAGCATTGAAGTTGCAATCGGAAATGCAAGATGCTGTCAAACGTTTGTCTATGGCTGGAAATCTTCAATCTTTAGATATTGCAACCAAAGTGAACTCATTTGTCAAATCGGTATATTTGCAAGAGCTTGTATATGATGAGCGTATAGGTGAAGAAGGTGCTCCTTATGAAACCAAAGAACAACGTGATGCAAGAATGAAATGGTGGAGAGATGGCAAATTTGGGATGTTTATTCATTATGGGCTTTATTCTGGCTTAGCAGGTGAATTCCAGGGAGAAAAATATGAAGGATGTGTTGAGTGGATTCAAATGCAGTCTGGTGCAGATTTTGAAACTTATAAAAAAGAGGCAATGCCTCGTTTCAATCCTAAATCTGGAATGGCAGAGAAATGGGTAAAACTGGCAAAAGAAGCCGGATGTACTTATACGGTACTGACAAGTCGTCATCACGAAGGCTTCAATATGTTTGATACACCACATTATGATTTCAATGTAAAGAATAAAAAAGGTATAGACATCGTAAAAGAATATGCAGCTGCATGCGAAAAAAATAATATAAAAGCTGGATATTATTTTTCTCTGTTAGACTGGAATCATCCTGATTATGATCCTACTAATTCTGGCATTTCATACCCAGAAGGAAACTATGAAGCAGAAAAACAGGGAAAACGTCATTTTGGAAACCATGAGAAATACAAGGAATATCTATTTAATACTTTCAATAATTTAATCAACCAATATAAAGTGGATTTGATTTGGTGGGATTTCAGCCAACCCAAATTTCAGGGAGATTATGCATGGGGGGCAACCCGCTTAATGAAATCCTTATTCGAAAAACACCCAAAAGCAATTCAAAACAATCGTCTTTATCATTCTGACAACCATCTGAGTGAAGGAGGAATAAAAGTTACCCCCACTTGGAAAGGTGATTATTCTACTGCTGAACATCATGTCCCGGCTACAGGCATTGATGGTGATTGGGAAGCCTGTCAAACATTGAATGGAACTTGGGGGTATTCATCTTTTAACCAAAAATGGAAGTCTGCTGATGAACTTATTCATGAACTGATAGATGTAGTAAGTAGAGGGGGAAATTTCCTTTTGAATATTGGCCCTGAGCCTGACGGTTCCATACCCGAAGAGAGTGTGGAAATTTTCAAGACAATTGGAAAATGGATGAAAGTAAATGGCGATGCCATCTACGGAACCAGAGCTAATCCTTTCGACAAAGAGTTTCAATGGGGACGAGTGACTCGCAAAGGTGATAATAAATTATATCTCATTCTTTACTCCGAACCTGAAAATGGGAAAATAGAAATACCCTGCTCTTTTGAAAAAGGGGTGGTTAAAGCACATTTACTACAGAACGGGAAAAAAGTAAAATTATCACAGTTCAATGACAAGAACCAATGCATATTAGACGTAAGTCATGTCCGTATAGAACAACCTGCAACAGTTATAGAGTTAACAGGGAAATGGAAGTTGTAA
- a CDS encoding LacI family DNA-binding transcriptional regulator, whose amino-acid sequence MKKEVTIKDIAKQLGIHHTTVSRALHGSKKIKEETRNRVLQEAHNLGYTPNLLAQNLRNRQSRIISFIIPDFKHHFFSRLISSITELAYNNGYMIMIFQSNDNPYIEKKIINSLISLRVAGVAISVGLKTKSTAHFDKLKEEGIPLVFFDRVPVKTQYSTITLDNYHAIRMVVDELIKRNKKNIAYISFNSHMRIFKDRLNGYNEAISDAGLSYNRSINAKQIFINDGYESASLLFKEKEIPDAIICINDEIAIGTMNFLKEKGFTIPDDVAVIGFDDNPMGAVCDPQLTTLSQSIDNLSQTLFSLLIKQIEQKTEIKEDVILPLKLKIRSSL is encoded by the coding sequence ATGAAAAAAGAAGTAACTATAAAAGATATAGCCAAACAGTTAGGCATACATCACACTACTGTATCAAGAGCTTTGCATGGCAGTAAAAAAATAAAAGAAGAAACTCGAAACCGAGTATTACAGGAAGCTCATAATTTAGGATATACCCCTAATCTATTAGCTCAAAATTTAAGAAATAGGCAAAGCAGAATTATTTCATTCATCATTCCTGATTTCAAGCATCATTTTTTTTCAAGGCTAATTTCTTCCATAACTGAATTAGCTTATAATAATGGATATATGATAATGATATTCCAATCAAATGATAACCCATATATAGAAAAAAAAATTATAAACTCATTAATTAGTTTGCGTGTTGCAGGCGTTGCCATTTCAGTGGGATTAAAAACTAAATCAACCGCTCATTTCGATAAATTAAAAGAAGAAGGAATTCCATTAGTTTTTTTTGACAGAGTACCGGTAAAGACTCAATATTCTACAATTACATTGGATAATTATCATGCAATTCGAATGGTAGTCGATGAATTAATAAAGCGGAATAAAAAAAACATTGCTTACATTTCGTTTAATAGCCATATGAGAATATTTAAAGATAGGCTGAACGGGTATAATGAAGCTATTTCAGATGCAGGCTTGTCTTATAATAGATCTATAAATGCGAAGCAAATATTTATCAATGACGGATACGAATCGGCCTCTTTACTGTTTAAAGAAAAAGAAATACCAGATGCCATAATATGCATTAATGATGAAATTGCCATTGGAACGATGAATTTCCTAAAAGAAAAGGGATTTACCATTCCCGATGATGTCGCTGTTATTGGCTTTGATGATAACCCAATGGGAGCTGTATGTGATCCGCAATTAACAACTTTGTCTCAATCTATTGATAACTTGTCACAAACACTATTCAGTCTTCTCATAAAACAGATAGAACAAAAAACCGAGATAAAGGAAGATGTTATATTACCATTGAAATTGAAAATAAGGAGCTCATTATAA
- a CDS encoding SusC/RagA family TonB-linked outer membrane protein yields the protein MKKSKLIIFMVLSAFMQLKAHQAPMNEISISLNALSSQQQSSKVEIKGMVIDINNEPMIGVNVFYTSKEGGIQAGTSTDMDGNYVLQVERDAEVTFRLIGYKTSTIRFTGNNANAFRVVTMFEDSELLDEVQIVAFGRQKKESVVSSISTIKPAELKIPSSNLTNSLAGRISGLVSYQRSGEPGADNAEFFVRGVTSFGYSKSPLILIDGLELTTEDLARLNTDDIESFSILKDATSAALYGSRAANGVIMVTTKQGSEGKARVSFRVEGSLSSPVSKVKTVDPISYMELFNEAISTRNPLERARYSQMQIDNTKAGLNKNVYPATDWYNLLFADQTWNQRYNMNINGGGKVAQYYIAANYSHDNGNLKVDKRNNFNQNISINRVNVRSNITINMAPTTKVAIRMNGSFDDYKGPVHDGTKVYSMIMKTSPVDYPAYFDADADHKYTNHILFGNNNQANALNPYAELVKGYRNYSRTFLSMQAELNQKLDLITKGLNFRLSVNTNRTGFYESSRQYNPYYYYVDSYDRIKDEYVLFNSNEQTGTEYLNYTKGNEYSLSVVYLETALNYARAFNDKHDVSGLMVFTMRDESRSAASSLSQSLPYRNLGLAGRATYGYDSRYFIEANFGYNASERFHKSHRWGFFPSVGFGWILTNEEFMKNVNNNVLSLLKFKGTYGKVGNERIGDVNDRFFYLSNVNLSATTGPGFGLNMNRPIHRPTTSIIRYANNNIGWEVANKLDLGFELELFNDFVIIADYFREDRSNILQSRASITDEIGVEFPDNVKANIGKAFSQGFDGSIDYNKSFNKDLWLQGRVNFTYAKGKFNLYEEPEYADAPWLSHIDQPITQQWGYVAERLFVDENDVKNSPSQFGDYKAGDIKYKDINGDGVINFKDRVPIGYPTTPEIIYGFGLSLGYKNFDLSAFFQGSGRSSFWIDQGATAPFVASSMDNRIGNNTMLKAYADDYWSESNQNIYALWPRLSSYVIENNNQTSTWFMQDGSFLRLKSVEIGYTISKKIQRKLLIDNFRIYVDGSNLLTLSKFKLWDPEMAGNGLGYPIQRVINFGLQIGF from the coding sequence ATGAAAAAAAGCAAATTAATTATTTTTATGGTATTGTCTGCCTTTATGCAGCTCAAAGCTCACCAAGCTCCAATGAATGAGATATCCATTAGTTTGAATGCGCTATCCTCTCAACAACAATCATCAAAAGTCGAAATTAAAGGTATGGTAATAGACATCAATAATGAACCGATGATTGGTGTTAATGTATTTTATACATCGAAAGAGGGAGGGATACAAGCTGGAACATCAACTGATATGGATGGGAACTATGTTTTGCAAGTAGAAAGAGATGCTGAAGTGACATTCAGACTTATCGGATACAAAACATCGACAATACGTTTTACGGGAAACAATGCAAATGCATTTCGCGTAGTAACGATGTTTGAAGATTCAGAATTGCTTGACGAAGTTCAAATTGTAGCATTTGGCCGACAAAAGAAAGAGAGTGTCGTTAGTTCAATATCAACGATTAAGCCGGCAGAGTTGAAAATACCTTCAAGCAATTTAACCAACTCGCTTGCCGGCCGCATTTCAGGTTTGGTATCTTATCAACGTTCGGGTGAGCCGGGGGCTGACAATGCCGAATTCTTCGTTCGTGGTGTCACCAGTTTCGGTTATTCAAAATCTCCTCTTATCCTGATTGATGGTTTGGAATTAACTACTGAAGATTTAGCACGTTTGAACACCGATGATATTGAGAGTTTCTCAATACTTAAAGATGCTACATCTGCTGCTCTTTACGGTTCACGTGCTGCAAATGGTGTAATCATGGTTACCACCAAACAAGGAAGTGAAGGAAAAGCTCGTGTTTCATTTCGTGTAGAAGGTTCATTGTCTTCACCTGTAAGCAAAGTTAAAACAGTTGATCCAATTTCATATATGGAACTGTTTAATGAAGCTATTTCGACTCGTAACCCTTTGGAAAGAGCAAGGTACTCACAAATGCAAATTGATAATACCAAAGCAGGATTGAACAAAAACGTTTATCCGGCTACGGATTGGTATAATTTATTGTTCGCAGACCAAACATGGAATCAAAGATACAATATGAATATCAATGGAGGTGGTAAAGTTGCCCAATACTATATCGCAGCCAACTATAGTCATGATAACGGTAACTTGAAAGTAGATAAAAGAAACAACTTTAATCAAAACATATCTATTAATAGAGTTAATGTTCGTTCAAATATAACCATCAACATGGCCCCTACTACCAAGGTTGCAATTCGCATGAATGGCAGCTTCGATGATTACAAAGGTCCTGTTCATGATGGTACTAAAGTTTATTCTATGATTATGAAAACCAGCCCGGTTGATTATCCAGCTTATTTTGATGCTGATGCTGATCATAAATACACCAACCATATTTTGTTCGGTAACAATAATCAAGCTAATGCACTTAACCCATATGCAGAGCTGGTAAAAGGTTATAGAAACTATAGCCGCACTTTCTTATCAATGCAAGCAGAGTTAAATCAAAAATTAGATTTAATCACCAAAGGGTTGAATTTCAGATTATCGGTTAACACGAACAGAACCGGTTTCTATGAATCATCACGTCAATACAATCCATACTACTATTATGTAGATAGCTACGATAGGATTAAAGATGAATATGTCCTTTTTAACTCTAACGAGCAGACAGGTACTGAATATCTTAACTATACAAAAGGTAATGAATATAGTTTAAGTGTTGTTTATCTTGAAACTGCACTTAACTATGCCCGAGCCTTCAATGATAAACATGATGTATCAGGTCTTATGGTTTTCACTATGCGTGACGAATCAAGATCGGCAGCCTCATCATTATCTCAATCACTTCCTTATAGAAATTTAGGCCTTGCCGGACGAGCAACTTATGGTTATGACTCACGTTACTTTATTGAAGCTAACTTTGGTTACAATGCATCTGAACGTTTCCATAAATCACACCGTTGGGGTTTCTTCCCATCAGTAGGTTTTGGATGGATACTTACTAACGAAGAATTTATGAAAAATGTGAATAACAACGTCCTTTCTTTGTTAAAGTTTAAAGGAACTTATGGTAAAGTAGGTAACGAGAGAATTGGTGATGTAAACGACCGTTTCTTCTATCTTTCTAATGTTAATTTATCTGCAACTACCGGACCTGGTTTCGGTTTAAATATGAACAGGCCGATTCACAGGCCAACAACAAGCATTATACGTTATGCCAATAATAACATTGGGTGGGAAGTTGCTAATAAATTAGACTTAGGTTTCGAATTAGAACTATTCAACGATTTCGTAATTATTGCTGACTACTTCCGTGAAGATCGTAGTAATATCCTACAATCTCGTGCATCTATAACCGATGAAATTGGAGTTGAATTTCCGGATAATGTAAAGGCTAACATCGGTAAAGCATTCTCTCAAGGTTTTGATGGTTCTATCGACTACAATAAATCATTCAACAAAGATTTGTGGTTACAAGGCCGTGTTAACTTTACTTATGCCAAAGGTAAGTTTAATTTATATGAAGAACCTGAATATGCCGATGCGCCATGGTTGAGCCACATTGACCAACCTATTACACAGCAATGGGGTTATGTTGCAGAACGTTTGTTTGTTGATGAAAACGATGTGAAGAACTCACCTTCTCAATTTGGTGATTACAAGGCAGGTGATATTAAATACAAAGATATCAATGGTGACGGTGTTATCAACTTTAAAGACAGAGTGCCAATTGGATATCCTACAACTCCAGAAATAATTTACGGTTTCGGTTTATCATTAGGATACAAGAATTTTGATCTCTCGGCTTTCTTTCAAGGTTCAGGACGTTCATCATTCTGGATTGACCAAGGAGCTACTGCACCATTCGTCGCATCTTCAATGGACAATAGGATTGGCAACAACACAATGTTGAAAGCTTATGCTGATGATTACTGGTCAGAAAGTAATCAAAACATATATGCTTTGTGGCCTCGTTTGTCATCTTACGTAATTGAAAATAATAACCAAACCAGTACTTGGTTTATGCAAGACGGTTCATTTTTGCGTTTGAAATCGGTAGAAATTGGTTATACTATATCCAAAAAAATTCAGCGTAAACTACTCATCGACAACTTCCGTATCTATGTTGATGGTTCAAATCTTCTTACATTAAGCAAGTTTAAATTGTGGGATCCTGAAATGGCAGGAAATGGTTTAGGATATCCTATTCAGAGAGTTATAAATTTTGGCTTACAGATTGGATTTTAA